ATCGACGAGGCCGGTGAGTTCCAGCACCTGGTGGTCTCGGGCGTGACGGAGGAAGAGCAGCGGGGGATGCTCGAAACGCCCAACGGGTGGGGGATCTTCAGGCACCTGAGCGGGCTGCGGGAGCCGCTGAGGGCGCGCGACTGCGTCGAGCATCTGGCGTCGGCAGGGTTCCCGGGGCTCCAGCCACCGATCGGGGCGTTCCTGGGTCTGCAGATCCGGGAGGGCGAGCGGCACGTGGGACACATCTGCCTGGGGATGGAACCGGGAGGGCAGGAGTTCACGGAGGCGGACGAGGAGACCCT
The nucleotide sequence above comes from Chloroflexota bacterium. Encoded proteins:
- a CDS encoding GAF domain-containing protein; this translates as MDEGERLKAENQALRTRIAGLTEAILRMNEALDVDAVLQEVVDGARSLTGARYGAVTTIDEAGEFQHLVVSGVTEEEQRGMLETPNGWGIFRHLSGLREPLRARDCVEHLASAGFPGLQPPIGAFLGLQIREGERHVGHICLGMEPGGQEFTEADEETL